From a region of the Osmia lignaria lignaria isolate PbOS001 chromosome 1, iyOsmLign1, whole genome shotgun sequence genome:
- the LOC143305277 gene encoding uncharacterized protein LOC143305277, with protein MGSPNYGTGKGTEARDFERTEIEVGKGEELLDKPLEEGVKNNAHLEYSNAIEWTAVEYKRKRTRNKSEEDLEESTGEGQSTWNGFLWNWLIIEQRTLEFLGKEQAS; from the exons ATGGGCTCGCCCAATTACGGAACGGGAAAAGGCACTGAAGCTAGGGACTTTGAAAGAACTGAAATAGAGGTTGGTAAAGGTGAAGAACTGTTGGATAAACCGTTAGAAGAAGGAGTCAAAAATAACGCGCACTTGGAATATTCGAACGCCATTGAATGGACGGCAGTAGAGTataaaaggaaaagaacaaGGAATAAAAGCGAAGAAGATTTGGAAGAAAGTACTGGAGAAG GGCAGAGTACGTGGAACGGTTTTCTTTGGAACTGGCTGATAATCGAACAAAGGACGCTGGAATTTCTGGGCAAGGAACAAGCATCTTGA